In bacterium, the genomic stretch ATAGAGGTAGTCAGTAGTGATCTCTGATTTAAGAAATCTTTCTACCAGCTCAATCAGCTCAATGTGCTCTGGTTGCTCCATCTTTGATATCTGCCCCTTACCGTTCTTGATATTTCACTAAACAAGACCCATGAGAGCTTTTACCTCCTCATTCGGCTTCCATGGAGGTTCAAAAACAACTCGCACTTCGACCTCGTCGACCTCCTCAAGCTTACACACTTCAGAACGCACCTGCTCCACTAATGTTGGGCCTGATGGGCAAAGCGGTGTAGTAAAGGTCATATCAATCTCAACGGTTCGTTCATCAATTCGGATATCGTAAATCAGTCCTAGAAACCACAGATCCAAAAACAAATCTGGATCTTCGATCGTTTGTAAGACTGCTATGATCTCCTCTTCTGTAATCACAGAAATTTTCCTTTGCAGATAGCCTTTGACTTTAAGGAGTATGACAGCCCATGGGCAGGACAGGCAAGTCGTTTCAACCAGCTCTTCACCAGGCTTTAGCCTTTCTCCTTCTTACTTGATTGATCCCGATAAGTGGCATAGAGCCTCTCAAACGCTTCAGGAAAGGTTATTTCTCTTTTTACGAGCTGAATCGCAGAGTCTTTCAAAATATCCTGGCACGAGAGCTCAATCTCTTCTCGAATATCATCCAGAAACAACTGAAGTAGCCGCTGCTCCGTGAGATCAGCGGCCCGACGCTGTCCCAGCTTGCTCGAATGAAGCCAACTCTTGTGCTCAGACATCGACTGTCTTGCAGCAGTTATTCCCTCACTTTTAGTGGCAACCGTTCTAACAATCGGAGGAATCCAACCATCTGGCTGAACTTCAACAAGACTCAATAAGACATGCAGGTCTTTCTCGAGAATATCCGCACCAAACAGATCGCTTTTATTAATAATAAAGAGATCCGCTATCTCCAAGATTCCTGCCTTAAGTGACTGCACACTATCTCCCATCCCAGGGACCAATACTACGCAACACGTATCAGCACTTCGAACGATATCGACCTCCGCCTGCCCTACACCAACCGTTTCAATGATAATTACGTCAAAAGGCGCACTTTGCAGAATCAATAAGGCATCATGGGTACCACGACTAATACCCCCAAGCGCTCCTCGAGTTGCCATACTTCGAACAAATACAGAATCCTTCGCTAAGGCAGAGACCATCCGTATTCTATCACCCAATACCGCACCACCAGAGAATGGACTCGAGGGATCAATCGCTATAACTGCTACCCGTTTTCCCTCAGACGCCCACTCATAGGCAAGCTGATCAACAAGGCTTGATTTCCCTGCCCCGGGGGAACCTGTAACCCCTATGACATGCGCACTTTTCTTACGATTTGGGAGTTTTGTTAAAAGGTGTCGAGCTCGTGGAACACGATTCTCAGCAAGCGTTATAAAACGCGCGATCGCTCGAATATCGCCCTTGACCACCCCATCAATAAGTTCTTGATCTGAAAAAACTCCCATGCGTCTCTATCCCCGCTGGTACACCAACAGCTGTATTATTAATCAATCGGGTCTAAGAAAAAATAATTGATTATGATGAAATCTAACGGATCTTCCGCCAAAAGACCACTATCCGTAACATCCTAAATTTTGAGGAACTCAGAAAATT encodes the following:
- a CDS encoding DUF59 domain-containing protein, whose translation is MQRKISVITEEEIIAVLQTIEDPDLFLDLWFLGLIYDIRIDERTVEIDMTFTTPLCPSGPTLVEQVRSEVCKLEEVDEVEVRVVFEPPWKPNEEVKALMGLV
- the meaB gene encoding methylmalonyl Co-A mutase-associated GTPase MeaB gives rise to the protein MGVFSDQELIDGVVKGDIRAIARFITLAENRVPRARHLLTKLPNRKKSAHVIGVTGSPGAGKSSLVDQLAYEWASEGKRVAVIAIDPSSPFSGGAVLGDRIRMVSALAKDSVFVRSMATRGALGGISRGTHDALLILQSAPFDVIIIETVGVGQAEVDIVRSADTCCVVLVPGMGDSVQSLKAGILEIADLFIINKSDLFGADILEKDLHVLLSLVEVQPDGWIPPIVRTVATKSEGITAARQSMSEHKSWLHSSKLGQRRAADLTEQRLLQLFLDDIREEIELSCQDILKDSAIQLVKREITFPEAFERLYATYRDQSSKKEKG